A single window of Nicotiana tomentosiformis chromosome 1, ASM39032v3, whole genome shotgun sequence DNA harbors:
- the LOC104088884 gene encoding berberine bridge enzyme-like C-2 — protein MFPIIILISFSFTFLFASVTSGAGGVTNLSTCLINHNVHNFSIYPTKNDQSSSNYFNLLDFSLQNLRFAASYMPKPTVIILPNSKEELVSTILCCRQTSYEIRVRCGGHSYEGTSYVSFDGSPFVIVDLMKLDDVSVDLDSETAWAQGGATIGQIYYAISRVSDVHAFSAGSGPTVGSGGHISGGGFGLMSRKFGLAADSVVDALLIDAEGRLLDRKAMGEDVFWAIRGGGGGNWGIIYAWKIRLLKVPKIVTTSMISRPGSKQYVAPLLYKWQLVAPNLADDFTLGVLMRPIDLRADMNYGNTTPIETFPQFNALYLGPKTEAVSILNEAFPELDAKNDDAKEMTWIESALFFSELDNVFGNSSDDISRLKERYMDAKTFFKGKSDFVKTPFSMDAMMTALVELEKNPKSFLVFDPYGGVMDKISDQAIAFPHRKGNLFAVQYYAFWNEEDDAKSNEYIEWTRGFYNKMAPFVSSSPRGAYINYLDMDLGVNMDDDYLLRNASSRSSSSSVDAVERARAWGEMYFLHNYDRLVKAKTQIDPLNVFRHEQSIPPMLGSTQEHSSE, from the coding sequence ATGTTTCCAATCATAATTCTGATCAGCTTTTCATTTACTTTCCTCTTTGCTAGTGTTACTAGTGGAGCAGGAGGAGTTACAAATCTTTCCACCTGTTTAATCAACCACAATGTCCATAACTTCTCTATTTACCCCACAAAGAATGATCAAAGTAGTAGTAATTACTTTAACTTGCTCGATTTTTCCCTTCAGAATCTTCGATTTGCTGCATCTTACATGCCGAAACCAACGGTCATTATCCTACCAAACAGCAAAGAGGAGCTCGTGAGTACCATTCTTTGTTGCAGACAAACATCTTATGAAATCAGAGTAAGGTGCGGAGGACACAGTTACGAGGGAACTTCTTACGTTTCCTTTGACGGTTCCCCTTTCGTGATCgttgacttgatgaaattagacgaCGTTTCAGTAGATTTGGATTCCGAAACAGCTTGGGCTCAGGGCGGCGCAACAATTGGCCAAATTTATTACGCCATTTCCAGGGTTAGTGACGTTCATGCATTTTCAGCAGGTTCGGGACCAACAGTAGGATCTGGAGGTCATATTTCAGGTGGCGGCTTTGGACTAATGTCCAGAAAATTCGGACTCGCTGCTGATAGTGTCGTTGATGCTCTTCTAATTGATGCTGAAGGACGGTTATTAGACCGGAAAGCCATGGGAGAAGACGTATTTTGGGCAATCAGAGGTGGCGGCGGTGGAAATTGGGGAATTATTTATGCCTGGAAAATTCGATTACTCAAAGTGCCTAAAATCGTAACAACTTCTATGATCTCTAGGCCTGGCTCCAAACAATACGTTGCCCCATTACTTTACAAATGGCAATTAGTTGCACCAAATTTGGCCGATGATTTTACTCTAGGAGTACTCATGAGACCTATAGATCTGCGGGCGGATATGAATTACGGAAATACTACTCCTATTGAAACATTTCCCCAATTCAATGCACTTTATTTGGGTCCAAAAACTGAAGCGGTTTCCATATTAAATGAGGCATTTCCAGAGCTGGACGCTAAGAATGATGACGCCAAAGAAATGACTTGGATTGAGTCAGCACTTTTCTTTTCCGAATTAGATAACGTATTCGGGAACTCCTCTGACGATATCTCCCGTTTGAAAGAACGCTACATGGACGCAAAAACTTTCTTCAAAGGCAAATCAGATTTTGTGAAGACTCCATTTTCAATGGACGCGATGATGACAGCTCTTGTTGAACTCGAGAAAAACCCCAAGTCATTCCTTGTCTTCGATCCTTATGGCGGAGTCATGGACAAGATTAGTGATCAAGCTATTGCCTTCCCTCATCGAAAGGGTAACCTTTTCGCGGTTCAATATTATGCATTTTGGAACGAAGAGGACGATGCCAAGAGCAACGAGTACATAGAGTGGACAAGGGGATTTTACAATAAAATGGCGCCTTTTGTTTCAAGCTCGCCAAGGGGAGCTTATATCAACTACTTGGATATGGATCTTGGAGTGAATATGGACGACGACTACTTACTGCGAAATGCTAGTAGTCGTAGTTCTTCTTCCTCTGTTGATGCTGTGGAGAGAGCTAGAGCGTGGGGTGAAATGTATTTCTTGCATAACTATGATAGGTTGGTTAAAGCTAAGACACAAATTGATCCACTAAATGTTTTTCGACATGAACAGAGTATACCTCCTATGCTTGGTTCAACGCAAGAGCATAGTAGTGAATGA